One Mangifera indica cultivar Alphonso chromosome 4, CATAS_Mindica_2.1, whole genome shotgun sequence genomic region harbors:
- the LOC123214426 gene encoding bifunctional riboflavin biosynthesis protein RIBA 1, chloroplastic-like: MASMNPSSALSRPLACKNFKLFNATPLIQLAGKSSISIKGIGKSRAMLVSGKGGLFSYPIGHDLATNSALVDDQSVGIEVQPDVIALEALAADTAPTTIGFPIDTDEFDLDSPTEGFSSIPEAIEDIRQGKLVVVVDDEDRENEGDLIMAAQLATPEAMAFIVKHGTGIVCVSMKGEDLERLNLPLMVSQKENEEKLCTAFTVTVDAKHGTTTGVSAHDRATTVLALASGDSKPEDFNRPGHIFPLKYREGGVLKRAGHTEASVDLTMLAGLDPVGVLCEVVDDDGSMARLPKLREFARQENLKIISIADLVRYRRKRDKLVDRSSAARIPTMWGPFTAYCYRSILDGIEHIAMVKGDIGDGQDILVRVHSECLTGDIFGSARCDCGNQLALAMQQIEAAGRGVLVYLRGHEGRGIGLGHKLRAYNLQDDGRDTVEANEELGLPVDSREYGIGAQILRDLGVRTMKLMTNNPAKYIGLKGYGLAIVGRVPLITPITSENKRYLETKRAKMGHVYGLQLNGPLNSLISSGGNDKPSCASSSDTVSNS; the protein is encoded by the exons ATGGCTTCCATGAATCCTTCTTCAGCTCTCTCCCGTCCTTT GGCATGCAAAAACTTCAAACTTTTCAATGCAACTCCCTTGATACAGCTAGCTGGTAAATCATCCATTAGTATCAAGGGTATTGGCAAGAGTAGAGCTATGCTGGTATCAGGAAAAGGTGGCCTCTTCTCTTATCCCATTGGCCATGACCTTGCAACCAATAGTGCTTTAGTTGATGATCAATCAGTTGGGATTGAGGTACAGCCTGATGTGATAGCATTGGAAGCCCTTGCTGCAGATACTGCCCCCACAACTATTGGGTTTCCTATTGATACTgatgaatttgatttggattcTCCCACAGAAGGTTTTTCTTCTATACCTGAGGCCATTGAAGACATTCGCCAAGGAAAG CTTGTTGTGgttgttgatgatgaagatagaGAAAATGAAGGAGATCTAATAATGGCAGCTCAATTGGCAACACCTGAAGCTATGGCATTTATTGTAAAACATGGAACTGGAATAGTTTGTGTCAGCATGAAAGGAGAAGATTTGGAGAGGTTAAACCTTCCTCTGATGGTatcacaaaaagaaaatgaggagaagCTTTGTACTGCATTTACTGTCACTGTG GATGCAAAACATGGAACAACCACAGGGGTGTCAGCTCATGATAGGGCAACAACTGTATTAGCTCTTGCTTCTGGGGACTCAAAACCTGAGGATTTCAACAGGCCAGGCCATATTTTTCCTCTGAAATACAGGGAGGGAGGTGTTTTAAAAAGAGCTGGACATACAGAAGCTTCTGTTGATCTCACCATGCTAGCTGGATTAGACCCTGTCGGAGTTCTGTGTGAGGTTGTGGATGATGATGGTTCTATGGCTAGATTACCAAAGCTTCGTGAATTTGCAAGGCAggaaaacttgaaaattatATCGATTGCTGATTTAGTAAG GTATAGGAGGAAGAGAGATAAATTAGTAGACCGTTCTTCAGCTGCAAGGATACCTACAATGTGGGGGCCATTTACAGCTTACTGTTATAGATCAATCTTAGATGGAATTGAGCATATTGCAATGGTGAAG GGTGATATTGGGGATGGTCAAGATATTCTTGTAAGGGTACATTCTGAATGCCTTACTGGAGATATATTTGGGTCAGCCAGATGTGATTGTGGTAATCAACTTGCACTTGCAATGCAGCAGATTGAGGCTGCTGGTCGGGGTGTCTTAGTTTACCTCCGTGGGCATGAGGGAAGGGGCATTGGCTTAGGTCATAAGCTTCGTGCTTATAACTTACAGGATGATGGGCGTGATACAGTAGAAGCAAATGAAGAACTGGGGTTGCCTGTTGATTCACGAGAATACGGCATTGGTGCACAG ATACTAAGGGATCTGGGTGTTCGAACAATGAAGCTGATGACGAACAACCCTGCAAAGTACATTGGACTCAAGGGTTATGGGTTAGCTATTGTGGGAAGGGTTCCCCTGATAACTCCCATCACATCAGAGAATAAGAGATATCTGGAGACTAAACGAGCTAAAATGGGGCATGTGTATGGATTACAATTGAATGGCCCCTTAAACAGTCTCATTAGCAGTGGTGGTAATGATAAACCAAGCTGTGCTTCATCATCTGATACTGTGTCCAACTCATAG